A window of the Deinococcus gobiensis I-0 genome harbors these coding sequences:
- the zwf gene encoding glucose-6-phosphate dehydrogenase translates to MAQPAAESAAKSPRKSRQRVPAGVPAHGADAPGADGQNPFRAAMRRSRAPEPATLVIFGATGDLARRKLLPAVFGLWQDGLLGSAFNIVGVGRQAMTDEQFKDFAIEALKTSKETDTPQPGSLEKFRELLYYEYGDFGGDEVYDLVGKQLDEAEEAHGGRKNALFYLSTPPSLFEPISNGLGRLGLHQQDEGWRRIVIEKPFGRDLASARELNAAIHSVWDESQVYRIDHYLGKETVQNLMAIRFGNAIFEPLWNRGYVDHVQITAAEDLGLEGRAGYYEEAGVVRDMLQNHLMQLFALTAMEAPAAFDADAIRDEKTKVLRAVRAIPVERVSEVAVRGQYGPGVVDGEKVPGYREEPNVKPQSPTPTYVAVKLEVDNWRWQGVPFFLRSGKRLPKKVTEIAVVFKRAPLGIFPGGLERNVLAFRIQPDEGVSLKFSSKMPGQEMVLREVVMDFRYDAFGAQLESPYSRLLLDAMLGDATLFPREDEVDHAWQIVSGILEAWDASSPRHQPAPDFPNYDSGTWGPAAADELMGEGRRWRRL, encoded by the coding sequence GTGGCCCAGCCCGCCGCCGAGTCGGCGGCCAAGTCCCCGCGCAAGTCGCGCCAGCGCGTGCCGGCCGGCGTGCCCGCCCACGGGGCCGACGCGCCGGGGGCCGACGGCCAGAACCCCTTCCGGGCGGCCATGCGCCGCAGCCGCGCGCCCGAACCGGCGACCCTGGTCATCTTCGGGGCGACCGGTGACCTCGCGCGGCGCAAGCTGCTGCCCGCCGTGTTCGGGCTGTGGCAAGACGGCCTGCTGGGCAGCGCCTTCAACATCGTCGGGGTGGGCCGCCAGGCCATGACCGACGAGCAGTTCAAGGACTTCGCCATCGAGGCCCTGAAGACGAGCAAGGAGACCGACACCCCGCAGCCCGGCAGCCTGGAGAAGTTCCGGGAACTGCTGTACTACGAGTACGGCGACTTCGGCGGCGACGAGGTGTACGACCTCGTGGGCAAGCAGCTCGACGAGGCCGAGGAGGCGCACGGCGGGCGCAAGAACGCGCTGTTCTACCTCTCGACGCCGCCCAGCCTCTTCGAGCCGATCAGCAACGGCCTGGGCCGCCTGGGCCTGCACCAGCAGGACGAGGGCTGGCGGCGCATCGTGATCGAGAAGCCCTTCGGGCGGGACCTCGCCTCGGCGCGCGAGCTGAACGCGGCCATCCACAGCGTGTGGGACGAGTCGCAGGTGTACCGCATCGACCACTACCTCGGCAAGGAGACGGTCCAGAACCTCATGGCGATCCGCTTCGGCAACGCCATCTTCGAGCCGCTGTGGAACCGGGGCTATGTGGACCACGTGCAGATCACGGCCGCCGAGGACCTGGGCCTGGAGGGCCGCGCCGGGTACTACGAGGAGGCCGGGGTGGTGCGCGACATGCTGCAAAACCACCTTATGCAGCTCTTCGCCCTGACCGCGATGGAAGCGCCCGCCGCCTTCGACGCCGACGCCATCCGTGACGAGAAGACCAAGGTGCTGCGCGCCGTGCGGGCCATTCCCGTGGAGCGCGTCTCCGAGGTCGCCGTGCGCGGGCAGTACGGCCCCGGTGTGGTGGACGGCGAGAAGGTGCCCGGCTACCGCGAGGAGCCGAACGTCAAGCCGCAGAGCCCCACCCCGACCTACGTGGCCGTCAAGCTGGAAGTGGACAACTGGCGCTGGCAGGGCGTGCCTTTCTTCCTGCGCAGTGGCAAGCGCCTGCCCAAGAAGGTCACCGAGATCGCGGTGGTCTTCAAGCGCGCGCCGCTGGGCATCTTCCCCGGCGGGCTGGAGCGCAACGTCCTGGCCTTCCGGATCCAGCCCGACGAGGGCGTGAGCCTGAAGTTCAGCTCCAAGATGCCCGGGCAGGAGATGGTGCTGCGCGAGGTGGTCATGGACTTCCGCTACGACGCCTTCGGGGCGCAGCTCGAAAGCCCGTATTCGCGCCTGCTGCTCGACGCGATGCTGGGCGACGCCACGCTGTTCCCGCGCGAGGACGAGGTGGACCACGCCTGGCAGATCGTCTCGGGCATTCTGGAGGCCTGGGACGCCAGTTCGCCGCGCCACCAGCCCGCCCCCGACTTCCCGAACTACGACAGCGGCACCTGGGGCCCGGCCGCCGCCGACGAACTGATGGGCGAGGGCCGCCGCTGGCGACGGCTGTGA
- a CDS encoding glucose-6-phosphate dehydrogenase assembly protein OpcA, translated as MTYATSLETLGPVATTVRGAQATLDELWSRTEVETRAYTGNIVALTLRKHLGRIEEALAGLEGRYAGRQIIAVMDGEGDLQVQASLVPQQGGLYVERLTLDADAEQLRGAILPLLRPATVNHVWWGAYTRPEGPLLAELSEVADQIIADSLSLDIPPARHYALADLGWSRSAGWREALAQLFDSPDAARRLPEVRELTVRYSGERDLPARLFAGFVASTLGWQDLSGATFGPGDCGRSNGDLCTVELRGEGGLLFSLQAAQDESGVVRTRCRWPGVDREAEVQVPRMTLAEGLGRVMARPERGEVFEKAWTLAKATL; from the coding sequence GTGACCTACGCGACGAGTTTGGAGACGCTGGGACCGGTGGCGACCACCGTGCGGGGGGCGCAGGCCACCCTGGACGAGCTGTGGTCGCGCACCGAGGTCGAGACGCGCGCCTACACCGGCAACATCGTGGCCCTGACCCTGCGCAAACACCTCGGGCGCATCGAGGAGGCGCTCGCCGGGCTGGAGGGCCGCTACGCCGGGCGGCAGATCATCGCGGTGATGGACGGTGAGGGCGACTTGCAGGTGCAGGCCAGCCTCGTGCCGCAGCAGGGCGGGCTGTACGTCGAGCGCCTGACGCTGGACGCGGACGCCGAGCAGCTGCGCGGGGCCATCCTGCCGCTGCTGCGTCCGGCGACCGTCAACCACGTGTGGTGGGGGGCCTACACCCGCCCCGAGGGGCCGCTGCTCGCGGAACTCTCGGAAGTGGCCGACCAGATCATCGCCGACAGCCTGTCGCTGGACATTCCCCCGGCGCGGCACTACGCCCTGGCCGACCTGGGCTGGAGCCGTTCGGCGGGCTGGCGCGAAGCCCTCGCGCAGCTGTTCGACAGCCCCGACGCGGCCCGCCGCCTGCCCGAGGTCCGGGAGCTGACGGTGCGCTACTCGGGCGAGCGCGACCTGCCCGCGCGGCTGTTCGCGGGCTTCGTCGCCAGCACGCTGGGCTGGCAGGACCTGTCGGGGGCCACCTTCGGCCCCGGCGACTGCGGCCGCAGCAACGGCGACCTCTGCACCGTCGAGCTGCGGGGCGAGGGCGGGCTGCTGTTCTCGCTCCAGGCGGCGCAGGACGAGAGCGGCGTGGTCCGCACCCGCTGCCGCTGGCCCGGCGTGGACCGCGAGGCCGAGGTGCAGGTGCCGCGCATGACCCTGGCCGAGGGCCTGGGCCGCGTGATGGCCCGCCCCGAGCGCGGCGAGGTCTTCGAGAAGGCGTGGACGCTGGCGAAGGCCACGCTGTAG
- the trpS gene encoding tryptophan--tRNA ligase yields the protein MTAPHPTRKRILTGDRPTGPLHIGHYVGSLKNRVALQSEYETFILLADVQAMTDNFENPDKVRGNVLEVALDYLAVGLDPRQSTFVIQSQIPEIAELTVFFLNLVTVSHLRQNPTVKTEIAQKGYGESVPAGFFVYPVSQAADITAFGAHLVPVGEDQLPMIEQTREIVRRFNNLYAPVLIEPQAMVGKGSVARLPGLDGQAKMSKSLGNAIFLSDPADEVKRKVMSMYTDPNHLRVEDPGQVEGNAVFSYLDAFDPDTAALDEMKAHYRRGGLGDVKVKRHLLDVLEATLAPIRERRLEFARDMGAVEEIVRQGTAQGREVAAATMDAARRAMRLDYFRN from the coding sequence ATGACTGCCCCCCACCCCACCCGCAAACGCATCCTGACCGGCGACCGGCCCACCGGCCCGCTGCATATCGGCCACTACGTCGGCTCGCTGAAAAACCGCGTGGCCCTCCAGAGCGAGTACGAGACCTTCATCCTGCTCGCCGACGTGCAGGCCATGACCGACAACTTCGAGAACCCCGACAAGGTGCGCGGCAACGTGCTGGAGGTGGCGCTCGACTACCTCGCGGTGGGCCTGGACCCCCGGCAGAGCACCTTCGTCATCCAGTCGCAGATTCCTGAGATCGCCGAGCTGACGGTGTTCTTCCTGAACCTCGTGACCGTCTCGCACCTGCGCCAGAACCCGACCGTCAAGACCGAGATCGCCCAGAAGGGTTACGGCGAGTCGGTGCCGGCGGGCTTTTTCGTGTATCCGGTGTCGCAGGCGGCCGACATCACGGCCTTCGGCGCGCACCTCGTGCCGGTGGGTGAGGACCAGCTTCCCATGATCGAGCAGACCCGCGAGATCGTGCGCCGCTTCAACAACCTCTATGCGCCGGTCCTCATCGAGCCGCAGGCGATGGTCGGCAAGGGCAGCGTGGCGCGGCTGCCGGGCCTGGACGGCCAGGCCAAGATGAGCAAGTCGCTGGGCAACGCGATCTTCCTTTCGGACCCCGCCGACGAGGTCAAGCGCAAGGTGATGAGCATGTACACCGACCCCAACCACCTGCGGGTCGAGGACCCCGGCCAGGTCGAGGGCAACGCGGTCTTCTCGTACCTCGACGCCTTCGACCCCGACACGGCGGCCCTCGACGAGATGAAGGCCCACTACCGCCGGGGCGGCCTGGGTGACGTGAAGGTCAAGCGCCACCTGCTTGACGTCCTGGAGGCGACCCTGGCCCCCATCCGCGAGCGCCGCCTGGAGTTCGCGCGCGACATGGGCGCCGTCGAGGAGATCGTGCGCCAGGGCACCGCGCAGGGCCGCGAGGTCGCCGCCGCCACGATGGACGCGGCCCGCAGGGCGATGCGGCTGGACTACTTCCGGAACTGA
- the dnaJ gene encoding molecular chaperone DnaJ yields MDYYELLGVSRTASADEIKSSYRKLALKYHPDRNKEEGAQEKFAQISEAYAVLSDAEKRAHYDRFGSAPGAGGMPGGDPFGGMGGMGGAGFDPMDIFEQLFGGAVGGRGRRGPARGDDLETEARVSLLQARAGEEIEVSIDRLTTCEHCHGTKSEPGGKPPKTCPTCSGTGAVRAQARTIFGVVETQQPCPTCRGEGQIIEDPCTVCKGRGRTLKNETVKVKLPRGIDEGYRIRVAGYGNEGPGGNGDLYVHIDMEPHPELRREAEHLIYTARIGFATAALGGAVTVPTLDGPQTVEVKPGTQHGELHRLRGQGMPRLQGAGTGDLIVEYDVTIPKPGQLNDEAREALRAYARAVGDEVPSEKHEGFFDKVGKIFRGE; encoded by the coding sequence ATGGATTATTACGAACTGCTGGGCGTTTCCCGGACGGCGAGCGCCGACGAGATCAAGAGTAGCTACCGCAAACTGGCGCTGAAGTACCATCCCGACCGCAACAAGGAAGAGGGGGCGCAGGAAAAGTTCGCGCAGATCAGCGAGGCCTACGCCGTGCTGAGCGACGCGGAGAAGCGCGCCCACTACGACCGCTTCGGCTCGGCGCCCGGTGCGGGCGGCATGCCCGGCGGCGACCCCTTCGGCGGCATGGGGGGCATGGGGGGCGCGGGCTTCGACCCGATGGACATCTTCGAGCAGCTCTTCGGCGGCGCGGTGGGCGGCCGGGGGCGGCGCGGCCCGGCGCGTGGCGACGACCTGGAGACCGAGGCGCGCGTCTCGCTGCTCCAGGCCCGCGCGGGCGAGGAGATCGAGGTCAGCATCGACCGCCTCACGACCTGCGAGCACTGCCACGGCACCAAGTCCGAGCCGGGAGGCAAGCCGCCCAAGACCTGTCCGACCTGCTCGGGCACAGGCGCGGTGCGCGCGCAGGCCCGCACGATCTTCGGCGTGGTCGAGACGCAGCAGCCCTGCCCGACCTGCCGGGGCGAGGGCCAGATCATCGAGGACCCCTGCACGGTGTGCAAGGGCCGGGGCCGCACGCTGAAAAACGAGACGGTCAAGGTCAAGCTGCCGCGCGGCATCGACGAGGGCTACCGCATCCGCGTGGCGGGCTACGGCAACGAGGGTCCGGGCGGCAACGGCGACCTGTACGTGCATATCGACATGGAGCCGCACCCCGAACTGCGCCGCGAGGCCGAGCACCTCATCTACACCGCGCGCATCGGGTTCGCTACGGCGGCGCTGGGCGGGGCGGTCACGGTGCCTACCCTCGACGGCCCGCAGACGGTGGAGGTCAAGCCGGGCACCCAGCACGGCGAACTGCACCGCCTGCGCGGCCAGGGCATGCCGCGCCTCCAGGGTGCGGGCACGGGCGACCTGATCGTCGAATACGACGTGACGATTCCCAAGCCGGGCCAGCTCAACGACGAGGCCCGCGAGGCCCTGCGCGCCTACGCCCGCGCGGTCGGCGACGAGGTGCCCAGCGAGAAGCACGAGGGCTTCTTCGACAAGGTCGGCAAGATCTTCAGAGGGGAATGA
- a CDS encoding phytoene desaturase family protein: MTRLDAVVVGAGPNGLSAAVTLARAGLRVQLLEAHDQVGGGLSSAGLTLPGFVHDLGSAIHPLAVASPAFRQWPLHAFGLRWVYPEVPAAQTLPGGRSVLLRRDLDATAESLGRDGAAWRRLLGPLVADWEGLLHDILRPLLRVPGHPVTLARFGLRALPPAEALGRALLRTPEARALWAGLAAHSALPLSTPGTSAMTLVLAVLAHAVGWPLPAGGAQAFADALRAYFEHLGGEVLTGVRVDGPRDLPPARVTLVDSSPGVLLRLLGDRAPAAYRAQLEGFRYGAGIQKFDYALSGPVPWASPDLVRAGTVHVGGSFAEIVHSEAGWRSERPYVLAAQPSLFDAGRAPQGQHTFWAYAHTPNGSAADVAPQVEAQLERFAPGFGERVLARHVTTAPQLQAFSPVFGGGDVNGGASTLWGLLARPNLAVTPYRTPVRGMYLCSSSAPPGGGIHGMAGHNAALTALSDEFGIGEVP, from the coding sequence ATGACCCGCCTCGACGCCGTCGTCGTGGGCGCCGGTCCCAACGGCCTCTCGGCGGCCGTGACCCTGGCCCGCGCGGGGCTGCGGGTGCAACTGCTGGAGGCCCACGACCAGGTGGGCGGCGGGCTGAGCAGCGCCGGGCTGACCCTGCCCGGTTTCGTTCACGACCTCGGTTCGGCCATCCATCCCCTCGCGGTCGCCAGCCCGGCCTTCCGGCAGTGGCCGCTGCACGCCTTCGGGCTGCGCTGGGTGTATCCCGAGGTGCCGGCGGCCCAGACCCTGCCGGGGGGCCGCAGCGTGCTGCTGCGCCGCGACCTGGACGCCACCGCCGAGAGCCTGGGCCGCGACGGCGCGGCGTGGCGGCGACTGCTCGGGCCGCTCGTCGCCGACTGGGAAGGCCTGCTGCACGACATCCTGCGGCCGCTGCTGCGCGTGCCGGGCCACCCGGTCACGCTGGCGCGCTTCGGGCTGCGTGCCCTGCCTCCGGCCGAGGCGCTGGGCCGGGCCCTGCTGCGCACCCCCGAGGCCCGCGCGCTGTGGGCCGGGCTGGCCGCGCACAGCGCCCTGCCGCTCTCCACACCCGGCACCTCGGCCATGACCCTGGTGCTCGCGGTGCTGGCGCACGCGGTGGGCTGGCCGCTGCCGGCGGGCGGCGCGCAGGCCTTCGCCGACGCCCTGCGTGCTTATTTCGAGCACCTGGGCGGCGAGGTCCTGACCGGCGTGCGGGTAGACGGCCCGCGCGACCTCCCCCCCGCCCGCGTGACGCTGGTGGACAGCAGCCCCGGCGTATTGCTGCGGCTGCTGGGCGACCGCGCCCCCGCCGCCTACCGGGCACAGCTGGAAGGCTTCCGCTACGGCGCGGGCATCCAGAAGTTCGACTACGCCCTGAGCGGCCCGGTGCCCTGGGCCAGCCCCGACCTCGTCCGCGCGGGCACGGTGCATGTGGGCGGCAGCTTCGCGGAGATCGTACACTCGGAGGCGGGCTGGCGCTCGGAGCGGCCCTACGTGCTGGCCGCGCAGCCCAGCCTGTTCGACGCGGGCCGCGCGCCGCAGGGGCAGCACACCTTCTGGGCCTACGCGCACACGCCCAACGGCTCGGCGGCCGACGTCGCGCCGCAGGTCGAGGCGCAGCTCGAACGCTTCGCGCCCGGCTTCGGCGAGCGGGTGCTGGCCCGCCACGTCACGACCGCGCCGCAGCTCCAGGCCTTCAGCCCGGTGTTCGGCGGCGGCGACGTGAACGGCGGCGCGAGCACGCTGTGGGGCCTGCTCGCCCGCCCCAACCTCGCCGTGACGCCCTACCGCACCCCGGTGCGCGGCATGTACCTGTGTTCCAGCAGCGCGCCTCCCGGCGGCGGCATCCACGGGATGGCGGGCCACAACGCGGCCCTGACCGCCCTGAGCGACGAGTTCGGTATCGGAGAGGTGCCGTGA
- a CDS encoding ribose-phosphate diphosphokinase produces MSAAPHRPILETLGESRRSPLLVFSGQSNRPLAQAICDNLGVPLGRSVTEKFTNDNIIVHYEESLREGDVYIVQTFSAPVSDAILELMLMIDAAKSASAGRVTAVIPYYSYARSDKKDSPRISIAGRLVADLLQEAGADRILTMTLHSPQVHGFFKVPVDHLSADIVLSEHFKRCVPNAHEGVVLAPDAGSIKRASHIARRLDSGLAMIDKERLSDTEVRPRALIGDVQGKTVFIVDDEISTAGSLVETVNIARGMGAKDVYVAVTHGVYSGPAIQRIAALDVTQVASCNTVLVPESKVEAAGGKLAVLDVAPLFANAIANIHTGASVSTLFT; encoded by the coding sequence GTGTCTGCTGCACCCCACCGCCCCATCCTCGAAACCCTCGGCGAGAGCCGACGCTCGCCGCTGCTGGTCTTTTCGGGCCAGAGCAACCGCCCGCTGGCCCAGGCCATCTGTGACAACCTCGGCGTGCCGCTGGGCCGCAGCGTCACTGAGAAGTTCACCAACGACAACATCATCGTCCACTACGAGGAGTCGCTGCGCGAGGGTGACGTGTACATCGTGCAGACCTTCAGCGCGCCGGTCAGCGACGCGATCCTGGAACTGATGCTGATGATCGACGCGGCCAAGAGCGCCAGCGCCGGGCGCGTGACGGCCGTCATCCCGTACTACTCCTACGCCCGCAGCGACAAGAAGGACAGCCCGCGCATCTCCATCGCTGGGCGGCTGGTCGCGGACCTGCTCCAGGAGGCCGGGGCCGACCGCATCCTGACCATGACGCTGCACAGCCCGCAGGTGCACGGCTTTTTCAAGGTGCCGGTAGACCACCTCTCGGCCGACATCGTGCTGTCCGAGCACTTCAAGCGCTGCGTGCCCAACGCCCACGAGGGCGTGGTCCTGGCGCCCGACGCCGGCAGCATCAAGCGCGCCTCGCATATCGCGCGCCGCCTGGATTCGGGCCTCGCCATGATCGACAAGGAGCGGCTCTCGGACACCGAGGTGCGCCCGCGCGCCCTGATCGGGGACGTGCAGGGCAAGACGGTGTTCATCGTGGACGACGAGATCAGCACCGCCGGGTCGCTCGTCGAGACGGTCAACATCGCGCGCGGCATGGGGGCCAAGGACGTGTACGTCGCCGTGACGCACGGCGTCTACAGCGGCCCGGCCATCCAGCGCATCGCCGCCCTGGACGTGACCCAGGTGGCGAGCTGCAACACCGTGCTCGTGCCCGAAAGCAAGGTCGAGGCGGCGGGCGGCAAGCTGGCCGTGCTGGACGTGGCCCCGCTGTTCGCCAACGCCATCGCCAACATCCACACCGGCGCGAGCGTCAGCACGCTGTTCACCTGA
- a CDS encoding YbaN family protein encodes MSDPRPPTRLRPLWLALGFALCGLGFVGLWLPGFPGTVWFVLAAAAFSRGDPRWEAWLLSRPVVGPLVADYRAGRGMPLRAKWVAALSIAVAVSLSLGRIPVLVGQVAWVLIGLAGIGYVTLRVPTRRGPP; translated from the coding sequence ATGAGCGACCCCCGGCCCCCCACCCGGCTCCGGCCCCTGTGGCTGGCGCTGGGCTTTGCGCTGTGCGGTCTGGGTTTCGTCGGGCTGTGGCTGCCGGGCTTTCCGGGGACCGTGTGGTTCGTGCTGGCCGCCGCCGCCTTCTCGCGCGGCGACCCGCGCTGGGAGGCGTGGCTGCTGTCGCGTCCGGTGGTGGGGCCGCTGGTGGCCGACTACCGCGCGGGCCGGGGCATGCCGCTGCGGGCCAAGTGGGTGGCGGCCCTGAGCATCGCCGTGGCCGTGTCGCTGAGCCTGGGCCGCATTCCGGTGCTGGTGGGGCAGGTGGCCTGGGTGCTGATCGGGCTGGCGGGCATCGGATACGTGACGCTGCGGGTGCCTACCCGGCGCGGCCCGCCCTGA